One segment of Tamlana crocina DNA contains the following:
- a CDS encoding RecQ family ATP-dependent DNA helicase: MEHPINILERYWNFTSFRPQQEDIINAVLQGEDTFVLMPTGGGKSLCFQIPALAKPGICIVISPLIALMKDQVQALKDKGIKAMAITSGISYTQLDTLLDNCIYGKYKFLYLSPERLQQELVQDRIRQMNVNLIAVDEAHCISQWGSDFRPAYKNIALLRQLCPSANVVALTASARPEVVEDIVKELDFINPKIFKTSFARPNLGYMVLNENDKHYRLESILKKYKAPSIVYVRNRKLTIELSDFLKSKNITATSYHGGLSNIEKETNMNSWLHEQNQVMVATNAFGMGIDKPNVKTVIHFNLPESLESYFQEAGRAGRKGEKAFAVILKNESDKSLVKNQFLNVLPNVDFVKQVYRKLCSYFQISYGEGEYQTFDFDFNTFCKTYNFNTLLCYNALLVLDRNSIISLTRQFQNKTTVQFITSNQSLFRYLETHQNLDIVVKSILRLYGGIFDHPTKIDLSKVSEKASASQASIIKVLTQLERDEIIMLNLAKTDAQITFIEPREDDKTINRIAKIIKQQNQLKQNQVEAMIDYIENNSVCKSEQLLAYFGETDTKPCGICSVCTKPSKAKKPQDLNALKKKLVGILENGEQSSRTLAEKLDCTETELKTVLKLLLEHQIINITPTNTYKLSHL; encoded by the coding sequence ATGGAGCACCCCATTAACATATTGGAACGTTATTGGAACTTCACGTCGTTTAGGCCACAACAGGAAGACATCATCAACGCCGTATTACAAGGAGAAGACACCTTTGTATTGATGCCAACGGGCGGCGGAAAATCGTTGTGTTTTCAAATTCCGGCATTAGCAAAACCCGGTATCTGTATTGTTATCTCGCCTCTGATTGCATTAATGAAAGACCAAGTGCAAGCGCTAAAAGATAAAGGCATAAAGGCCATGGCAATAACTAGCGGCATATCGTACACCCAGCTCGATACACTTTTGGATAATTGCATTTACGGCAAGTATAAATTCCTTTACTTGTCGCCCGAGCGTTTGCAACAAGAATTGGTGCAGGACAGAATTAGGCAAATGAATGTGAATTTAATCGCGGTTGATGAAGCCCACTGCATTTCGCAATGGGGCAGCGATTTCAGGCCAGCTTATAAAAATATTGCCTTATTGCGGCAATTATGCCCAAGCGCCAATGTGGTTGCGCTTACTGCTTCGGCACGTCCTGAAGTAGTAGAAGATATTGTTAAAGAGCTCGATTTTATCAATCCTAAAATATTCAAAACATCTTTTGCAAGACCCAATTTAGGATATATGGTGCTTAATGAAAACGACAAACATTACAGACTGGAATCTATTTTAAAAAAATACAAAGCTCCTTCAATTGTTTATGTAAGAAACCGAAAACTCACCATTGAGCTAAGCGACTTTTTAAAATCGAAAAACATTACAGCTACTAGTTACCATGGCGGACTTTCGAATATTGAAAAAGAAACCAACATGAATTCTTGGCTGCATGAACAAAACCAAGTAATGGTGGCTACCAATGCATTCGGTATGGGGATTGATAAACCCAATGTAAAAACGGTTATCCATTTTAATTTGCCCGAAAGTTTAGAGAGTTATTTTCAGGAAGCGGGGCGCGCCGGTCGAAAAGGAGAAAAAGCCTTTGCTGTTATCTTAAAAAACGAAAGCGACAAAAGTTTGGTAAAAAACCAATTTCTGAACGTGCTGCCCAACGTCGATTTTGTAAAGCAAGTGTACCGAAAACTGTGCTCCTATTTTCAAATTTCGTATGGTGAAGGCGAATACCAAACTTTCGACTTCGATTTCAACACTTTTTGCAAAACCTATAATTTCAATACGCTTTTATGCTATAATGCGCTGCTTGTTTTAGACCGAAACAGTATTATTTCACTAACTAGGCAATTTCAAAATAAAACAACGGTTCAGTTTATCACTTCCAACCAATCCCTGTTCAGGTATTTGGAAACGCACCAAAATCTGGACATCGTTGTAAAATCTATTTTACGCCTTTACGGCGGAATTTTCGATCATCCTACAAAAATAGATTTAAGCAAAGTTTCAGAAAAAGCTTCAGCAAGCCAAGCTTCAATAATAAAAGTTTTAACGCAGTTGGAGCGCGACGAAATCATCATGCTGAACCTTGCCAAAACCGATGCGCAAATTACGTTTATCGAACCTCGCGAAGACGACAAAACCATTAATCGCATTGCCAAGATTATCAAACAGCAAAACCAACTGAAACAGAATCAAGTTGAAGCGATGATTGATTATATTGAAAACAATTCGGTTTGCAAAAGCGAACAACTCTTGGCTTATTTCGGAGAAACCGACACAAAACCCTGCGGTATTTGTTCGGTCTGCACTAAGCCCAGCAAAGCTAAAAAACCGCAAGATCTAAATGCTTTGAAGAAAAAACTTGTCGGCATCCTTGAAAACGGCGAACAATCATCAAGAACTCTTGCCGAAAAATTAGACTGTACAGAAACTGAATTAAAAACTGTTTTAAAACTATTATTAGAACATCAAATTATTAACATAACACCAACTAACACCTATAAATTAAGTCATTTATAA
- a CDS encoding aminotransferase class IV, with the protein MINFNGTLASESNILSTQNRGYAYGDALFETIKVSHGKILFWEDHYFRLMASMRILRMEIPMAFTMEFLEEEITKTIEANGFSNESARVKLSVHRNEGGLYTPETNEVEYLVSAKTLAEDFYLLNEGFYEIDLFKDYYVSPSLLSTLKTNNKVLNVVGSVFAKENSLNNCLLLNTDKKVVEALNGNVFLVKGNTIKTPPLSDGCLKGVMRTQLINLIKSLPDYELVEESVSPFELQKADEIFITNVITGIQPVSKYRKKVFGNETVKQLLQKLNVKIRLG; encoded by the coding sequence ATGATAAATTTTAACGGAACATTGGCGTCAGAAAGTAATATTTTATCAACCCAAAATAGAGGCTATGCCTATGGTGATGCACTTTTTGAAACCATAAAAGTAAGCCACGGAAAAATTTTATTTTGGGAAGACCACTACTTTCGGCTCATGGCCTCAATGCGAATTTTGCGTATGGAAATTCCCATGGCATTCACGATGGAATTTCTAGAAGAAGAAATTACTAAAACCATCGAGGCTAATGGATTTTCAAATGAATCTGCGCGGGTTAAGTTGAGTGTTCATAGAAATGAGGGCGGACTCTACACCCCCGAAACGAATGAGGTGGAGTATTTAGTTTCGGCAAAAACTTTGGCCGAAGATTTCTATTTGTTAAATGAGGGTTTTTACGAAATCGATTTGTTTAAAGACTATTACGTATCGCCTTCCTTGCTTTCCACTTTAAAAACCAATAATAAGGTGCTAAATGTGGTGGGCAGTGTTTTTGCAAAAGAAAACAGCCTGAACAATTGCCTGTTGTTGAATACCGATAAAAAAGTGGTGGAAGCTTTAAACGGAAATGTGTTTTTGGTAAAAGGAAATACAATCAAAACGCCACCGTTGAGTGATGGTTGTTTAAAAGGGGTGATGCGTACCCAATTGATAAACTTAATTAAAAGTTTGCCAGATTATGAATTGGTTGAAGAATCAGTGTCACCATTCGAGCTTCAAAAAGCTGATGAGATTTTCATCACTAATGTCATTACTGGAATACAACCGGTAAGTAAATACCGAAAAAAAGTGTTTGGTAATGAAACGGTCAAGCAACTGCTTCAAAAACTAAATGTAAAGATTAGGTTGGGTTAG
- a CDS encoding ATP-binding protein: MNTKKIVITGGPGTGKSTLINNLISKGHKCMEEISRQITLDAKKKGIDQLFLTEPLLFSELLLKGRQKQFIDSEIYENETVFFDRGIPDVLAYMDYIGDTYPKTFVEACENAKYHQIFILKPWREIYTSDNERYESFEQALEIHNHLMNAYNRFGYRLIDVPFDTVDNRTQFILNAVQK; the protein is encoded by the coding sequence TTGAACACAAAAAAAATTGTTATTACCGGCGGGCCGGGAACGGGCAAATCGACCTTAATCAATAATTTGATAAGTAAAGGGCATAAGTGTATGGAAGAAATTTCGAGACAGATTACGCTCGACGCCAAAAAAAAGGGCATTGACCAGTTGTTTTTAACCGAGCCCCTGCTGTTTAGCGAATTGCTTTTAAAAGGACGGCAAAAACAATTCATAGATTCTGAAATATATGAAAACGAAACCGTTTTTTTTGATCGGGGCATCCCAGATGTGCTCGCGTATATGGATTATATTGGCGACACTTACCCCAAAACTTTTGTTGAAGCATGCGAAAATGCCAAATACCACCAAATTTTTATTTTGAAACCTTGGCGGGAAATTTACACCAGCGACAACGAGCGCTATGAAAGTTTTGAGCAAGCATTGGAAATACACAACCATTTGATGAACGCATACAATAGGTTTGGCTACCGCTTGATTGATGTGCCTTTCGACACGGTAGACAACCGAACCCAATTTATTTTAAACGCTGTACAAAAATAA
- a CDS encoding HU family DNA-binding protein, producing the protein MNKTDLIDAMAEHAGITKAAAKKALECALIEIEGALQKGNRVSLVGFGSWSVSKRAAREGRNPQTGDTIKIKAKNVVKFKAGSDLSNAVN; encoded by the coding sequence ATGAACAAAACAGATTTAATCGATGCAATGGCAGAACACGCAGGAATCACTAAAGCTGCTGCAAAAAAAGCTTTAGAGTGTGCGCTAATTGAAATTGAAGGAGCTTTACAAAAAGGTAACAGAGTTTCTTTAGTTGGATTTGGATCTTGGTCAGTTTCTAAAAGAGCTGCAAGAGAAGGAAGAAACCCTCAAACAGGAGATACTATCAAAATCAAAGCTAAAAACGTAGTAAAGTTTAAAGCTGGTTCAGATTTATCAAATGCGGTAAACTAA
- the fmt gene encoding methionyl-tRNA formyltransferase, producing MKDLRIVFMGTPDFAVATLKTLVENHYNIVGVITAPDKPAGRGRKLNESAVKKYAVSKNLKALQPTNLKSEDFLSELKALNANLQIVVAFRMLPKVVWQMPEYGTFNLHASLLPNYRGAAPINWAIINGETQTGVSTFFIDEKIDTGDMILQEKINIQPNENAGSLHDKLMDVGSQLVLKTVSLIEKGDVETIPQKESEDIKTAYKLNKDNCKIDWQQSVDAIHNHIRGLSPYPAAWCVMQNGNEDYDIKIYSAEKEIASHNLEIGTIIHSKKELKVSVSKGYIIIKDLKLPGKRNMDVRSFLNGFTFEENAKML from the coding sequence ATGAAAGATTTAAGAATCGTATTTATGGGCACTCCAGATTTTGCGGTGGCCACTCTAAAAACACTCGTTGAAAACCATTATAACATTGTGGGCGTAATTACCGCACCCGATAAACCAGCAGGCCGCGGCCGAAAACTCAACGAAAGTGCCGTAAAAAAATATGCCGTTTCCAAAAATTTAAAAGCTCTTCAGCCAACCAATTTAAAAAGTGAAGATTTTTTAAGCGAATTGAAAGCCTTAAACGCCAACCTTCAAATTGTGGTAGCCTTTAGGATGTTGCCTAAAGTGGTTTGGCAAATGCCGGAATACGGCACCTTTAACTTGCATGCCTCGTTATTACCCAACTACCGAGGGGCTGCTCCCATTAACTGGGCCATCATCAACGGAGAAACCCAAACTGGCGTTTCCACATTTTTTATTGATGAAAAAATCGATACCGGTGATATGATTCTTCAGGAAAAAATTAATATCCAACCGAACGAAAATGCCGGTAGCCTGCATGACAAACTGATGGATGTTGGAAGCCAACTAGTACTAAAAACAGTTTCACTGATTGAAAAGGGTGATGTTGAAACGATTCCCCAAAAAGAATCTGAAGATATTAAAACCGCATACAAACTCAATAAAGACAATTGTAAAATAGATTGGCAGCAATCTGTTGATGCCATTCACAACCATATTCGCGGATTGAGCCCCTACCCTGCGGCTTGGTGCGTTATGCAAAATGGAAACGAGGATTACGACATAAAAATTTACAGTGCCGAAAAAGAAATTGCTAGCCACAATTTAGAAATTGGTACTATTATTCACAGTAAAAAAGAATTAAAAGTATCTGTTTCAAAAGGTTATATTATTATAAAGGATTTGAAACTTCCTGGAAAGCGAAACATGGACGTGAGATCCTTCCTAAACGGCTTTACTTTTGAGGAAAATGCCAAAATGCTGTAA
- a CDS encoding START-like domain-containing protein, protein MDDKIKFDIEFPIHASPQLLYQYISTPSGLSEWFSDNVNSRGEMFTFIWDGSEEKAKLLNKKSGERVKFRWMEDVEDEQSYYFEIRIQVDEITKDVSLMITDYAEEDEIEEAKMLWENQISSLKQVLGSA, encoded by the coding sequence ATGGACGATAAAATTAAATTTGACATAGAATTCCCAATACACGCTTCTCCTCAATTGCTATATCAGTATATTTCAACGCCATCGGGCTTATCTGAATGGTTTTCAGATAACGTAAACTCTCGAGGCGAAATGTTCACTTTTATTTGGGATGGTAGCGAAGAAAAAGCAAAATTGCTAAACAAAAAAAGTGGTGAGCGCGTAAAGTTTAGATGGATGGAAGATGTTGAGGACGAACAATCCTATTATTTTGAAATCAGGATTCAAGTCGATGAAATCACAAAAGATGTATCGTTAATGATAACGGATTACGCAGAGGAAGATGAAATTGAAGAAGCCAAAATGCTGTGGGAAAACCAAATATCCAGCTTAAAACAAGTATTGGGTTCTGCATAG
- a CDS encoding YqgE/AlgH family protein has product MVTTKPKKGNLLIAEPAIIGDVSFNRSIVLLADHSHEGSIGFILNKPLEYNINDLIPEVEATYKVYNGGPVEQDNLYFIHKIPHLIPNSIEISLGIYWGGDFTKVAELIKDHTIKETDIKFFLGYSGWEANQLENELKANSWVVTENVYEKNIIEKDYESFWKEKMLEFGGEYSIWSNAPENPSFN; this is encoded by the coding sequence ATGGTTACAACAAAACCCAAAAAAGGAAATTTATTGATTGCCGAACCTGCAATTATTGGAGATGTATCTTTTAATCGCTCCATAGTTTTATTGGCCGACCATTCGCATGAAGGCTCTATTGGCTTTATATTGAACAAACCACTTGAATACAATATTAATGATCTAATTCCTGAAGTTGAAGCCACTTACAAGGTTTACAACGGTGGCCCCGTAGAGCAAGACAATCTTTATTTTATCCATAAAATACCGCATCTTATACCCAACAGTATTGAAATTTCATTGGGCATTTATTGGGGTGGCGATTTCACTAAAGTGGCCGAATTGATAAAAGACCACACCATCAAAGAAACCGACATTAAGTTTTTTCTGGGCTATTCGGGTTGGGAAGCCAATCAATTGGAAAACGAACTCAAGGCGAACTCGTGGGTAGTTACCGAAAATGTTTACGAAAAGAACATTATTGAAAAAGACTACGAATCGTTTTGGAAAGAAAAAATGTTGGAGTTTGGTGGCGAATACAGTATTTGGAGCAACGCCCCAGAAAACCCCAGTTTCAACTAA